In Zygosaccharomyces rouxii strain CBS732 chromosome D complete sequence, one DNA window encodes the following:
- the CHA4 gene encoding Cha4p (similar to uniprot|P43634 Saccharomyces cerevisiae YLR098C CHA4 Zinc-finger protein with Zn[2]-Cys[6] fungal-type binuclear cluster domain DNA-binding transcriptional activator or CHA1), whose protein sequence is MKRSGSSPDEPSNSRKLACQNCRKRRRKCNSEIPCSNCVKYGIECVPVDQDLRRTRYTASYVKELEDHVEHLEKTLKKAREVDDKNEKEKILDSVPIVNAVPSPGQDSPDIQLPETSATSVPPVGTNSIYPTNSLSISKKKRTPEQLKILVNMRMLSRSPFILRSLSLFFKWLYPGHFMFIHRETFLSAFFGDESAKSYYCSEELLYAIAALGSKLSSSDGELFGKSEEYYQTAKNKALKLVFQLDGNSFAELTSSNKLAFIQTLLCLAFYDVAAGENAMAWYLSGLAFRIAHEIGLHLNPNAWNDVYEDELSDLDFEVRSRIYWGCYIADHLISVLFGRSTTLRLSNSTVPETDELPDIETGIEDYIFDPKATLSLANPLKRLIVLSRITEVFAGKIFIQTQSLSQRCQYLSKFNVEMVHWRQDLPDQLAWSRESLKKLKYFNPTTTYVWFHYYIVLISYNKPFIFDRKPSRQLIEDYIEELHLILEVWKSNFENFEKCSIYMVYSVILAVQCMKTNSISQQHYKEFTDFLESPSLNYDLAKKFVENELRAECMDPLSSLTYGNDLALEYNLDFTLLNEIDTLIGTSGGDSTLG, encoded by the exons ATGAAACGTAGTGGCAGTAGTCCAGATGAGCCATCAAATTCTCGAAAACTAGC TTGTCAAAACTGTcgaaagagaagaagaaaatgtAATTCAGAGATTCCTTGTTCAAATTGTGTGAAATATGGGATTGAGTGTGTACCAGTAGATCAAGATTTGAGAAGAACTCGTTATACTGCATCGTACGtgaaggaattggaagacCATGTTGAACACCTGGAGAagactttgaaaaaagctagagaagttgatgataaaaatgagAAGGAGAAAATACTAGATTCTGTACCCATTGTCAATGCTGTACCATCACCAGGTCAAGATTCACCAGATATCCAATTACCAGAGACCTCAGCGACATCTGTTCCACCAGTAGGTACAAATAGCATCTACCCAACGAATTCTCTTTCTATCtctaagaagaagaggacTCCTGAGCAGTTGAAAATTCTGGTCAACATGAGAATGTTGTCTAGAAGTCCATTTATTCTTCGTTCATTatctttattctttaaGTGGTTGTACCCAGGACATTTCATGTTTATTCATAGAGAAACGTTTCTAAGTGCATTCTTTGGAGATGAATCTGCTAAAAGTTACTACTGTTCAGAGGAACTTTTATATGCCATTGCAGCTCTTGGTTCTAAACTGTCCAGTAGTGATGGTGAACTCTTCGGTAAATCAGAGGAATACTACCAGACCGCCAAAAACAAAGCATTAAAACTTGTCTTTCAGTTGGATGGGAATTCATTTGCAGAACTgacatcttcaaataaGTTAGCATTTATTCAAACACTTTTATGTCTGGCCTTTTATGATGTAGCCGCCGGTGAGAATGCTATGGCGTGGTACTTATCAGGATTGGCTTTTAGGATCGCCCATGAGATAGGTCTTCATTTAAACCCAAATGCCTGGAATGATGTCTATGAAGATGAGCTATCAgatcttgattttgaagTAAGAAGTAGAATCTATTGGGGTTGTTATATTGCGGATCATTTAATATCTGTCCTTTTTGGTAGATCTACAACATTAAGATTATCAAATTCAACTGTTCCAGAGACTGATGAACTTCCCGATATTGAAACTGGTATTGAGGATTATATCTTTGACCCCAAGGCGACTTTATCGTTAGCCAATCCTCTAAAAAGGTTGATCGTTCTCTCAAGAATTACTGAAGTGTTTGCCGGTAAGATATTTATTCAAACACAATCATTGAGTCAAAGGTGTCAATATCTGTCCAAATTCAATGTAGAGATGGTCCATTGGAGGCAAGACTTACCGGATCAGTTGGCATGGTCGAGGGAATCGTTAAAAAAGCTGAAATATTTTAACCCCACAACTACATACGTGTGGTTTCACTACTACATCGTTTTAATTTCCTACAATAAACCATTTATTTTTGATCGTAAGCCTAGTAGACAGTTGATTGAGGATTACATCGAAGAATTGCATTTGATATTAGAGGTATGGaaatccaattttgaaaattttgaaaaatgtagCATCTACATGGTATATTCGGTGATATTAGCCGTACAGTGTATGAAAACTAATTCGATAAGTCAACAGCATTACAAAGAGTTTACCGATTTCTTAGAATCACCTTCGTTAAATTACGATTTAGCCAAAAAATTCGTTGAAAACGAACTAAGAGCAGAATGTATGGATCCATTGAGTAGTTTGACTTATGGAAACGATTTAGCGCTCGAGTACAACCTGGACTTTACCTtattgaatgaaattgatactTTAATTGGAACCTCTGGTGGTGATAGTACACTGGGTTAA
- a CDS encoding serine/threonine-protein kinase (similar to uniprot|P13186 Saccharomyces cerevisiae YLR096W KIN2 Serine/threonine protein kinase involved in regulation of exocytosis localizes to the cytoplasmic face of the plasma membrane closely related to Kin1p and to YDR122W uniprot|P13185 Saccharomyces cerevisiae YDR122W KIN1 Serine/threonine protein kinase involved in regulation of exocytosis; localizes to the cytoplasmic face of the plasma membrane; closely related to Kin2p) has protein sequence MPNTMDYHVNSQFKIGGGESGASSSTSTESPAPSSVAPATARMMGKAHQQSQQQQQMQMQLQIQQQQIQQQQQLMQQHQKQQQQQQRQPSPLMPPVEITEANEEKATTEARQKQQQYADRSSRSQTMDPKQFHRKALGDWDFLETVGAGSMGKVKIAKHHYTNEICAIKIINRATKAFLHKEQQLPPPQNEQEALERQKKLEKEISRDKRTIREASLGQALYHPHICRLFEMCTMSNHFYMLFEYVSGGQLLDYIIQHGSLREHHARKFARGIASALQYLHANNIVHRDLKIENIMISTSGEIKIIDFGLSNMFDPRTQLHTFCGSLYFAAPELLKASPYVGPEVDVWSFGVVLYVLVCGKVPFDDENSSVLHEKIKQGKVDYPQHLSIEVISLLSKMLVVDPRKRASLKQVVEHHWMIRGYDFPAPSYVPNRIPMSPEMLDITVVKEMFRLEFIDDIDETMRFLHAIITEEDYQQLSKQYWNQLSNLNGKSITTSNELNGTKSIEVTEANTSGILPEKSLGTDKIYNPSYTGVAFEDPTRAYHPLLSIYYLVDEMLRRKLAKLQRRQQQREQQQQALMQQKKLEQPADVQSRQTGILSNGNTPQVDKTKSSNEGGSTVPPPLIPPLIVPKSSNNNNNPNNPRQRPLQVLVPPKLAMPEQAHTSPTTRKSSDIHNDADYVLSPVPQSNDYQQRSASPTSLDPQDRPKFGSLFRKLSQRRGGHPQQDQTRDYQQRTPLQMSPDGNKRPPKMHSRAVSEGVSAMRGGPMPNLNEIPISMPARSASQKQNSALPALPVNAETLVQQQRERQVEHGMGNLRVDDNGAQQPAAQQQEGPQTDKPVIVTDLSQADDNKPLPPLNVTKGRKLHPSARAKSVGHTRRESLKFVRPPVPANAQNVNDTGFLEFNKECKSSEPNGGVDGTSSGRSNVESTGTTPAEKDDEEEFTDEAILEKASKAPPGSMPSIDYPRSLFLKGFFSVQTTSSKPLPIVRYKIISVLKKMHIDFKEVKGGFVCVQTFPQDKSGEIQSELPPTHDQQEQHEKEQQFQHAPQQPPQSQHLQLPGAMESTHRRQFSATRNHSVKRQDSARRVQANIPSTPLASSHHERSVSIVTSPTPNNVSGEISSASLESVNQDDILTTSKAQDMNKTENEQEEITGTKGKPPVKFEIHIVKVRIVGLAGVHFKKVSGNTWLYKELATDILEKLSL, from the coding sequence ATGCCCAATACCATGGATTATCACGTCAATAGTCAATTTAAAATTGGTGGAGGTGAGTCCGGggcttcatcatcaactaGCACAGAGAGTCCTGCTCCAAGCAGCGTAGCTCCTGCCACCGCTAGAATGATGGGTAAGGCTCACCAACAATctcagcagcagcagcaaatgcaaatgcagctgcaaattcaacaacaacaaattcaacaacaacaacagctGATGCAACAGCAtcaaaaacaacaacaacaacaacagagGCAACCCTCACCGTTAATGCCACCTGTGGAAATCACAGAAgctaatgaagaaaaggcTACAACAGAAGCCCGtcaaaaacaacaacaatatGCGGATCGGAGCTCGAGATCGCAAACAATGGATCCGAAACAGTTCCATCGTAAGGCACTTGGAGATTGGGATTTCCTAGAGACCGTGGGAGCTGGTTCGATGGGTAAAGTTAAGATAGCCAAACATCACTATACAAATGAAATCTGCGCCATCAAAATTATCAACAGGGCTACAAAGGCATTTTTACATAAGGAGCAACAATTACCGCCGCCTCAAAATGAACAAGAGGCATTGGAAAGACAGAAGAAACTGGAAAAGGAGATTTCTCGTGATAAAAGAACTATAAGAGAAGCATCGTTAGGTCAAGCACTATACCATCCACACATCTGTCGTCTGTTTGAGATGTGTACTATGTCTAATCATTTTTACATGCTATTCGAATACGTTTCAGGTGGGCAACTACTGGATTATATCATTCAGCATGGTTCTCTCAGGGAACACCATGCTAGGAAATTTGCCCGCGGCATCGCCAGTGCACTACAGTATCTGCACGCTAATAACATTGTGCACagagatttgaagattgaaaatattATGATATCAACATCGggtgaaattaaaatcattGATTTTGGTCTTTCCAACATGTTTGATCCTAGAACGCAACTACATACTTTTTGTGGATCGCTATATTTTGCAGCCCCTGAATTGTTAAAAGCTTCCCCTTATGTGGGTCCCGAAGTCGACGTTTGGTCATTTGGTGTGGTGCTTTACGTGCTAGTCTGCGGTAAAGTTCCATTTGACGATGAAAACTCAAGTGTTCTACATGAGAAGATTAAACAAGGTAAAGTTGATTATCCACAACATTTATCCATTGAAGTTATATCGTTATTATCCAAGATGTTAGTCGTGGACCCAAGAAAGAGGGCGTCTTTAAAGCAGGTTGTTGAACACCATTGGATGATTAGGGGTTACGATTTCCCAGCTCCATCCTATGTTCCAAATAGAATCCCCATGTCACCTGAGATGTTGGATATAACAGTAGTCAAGGAAATGTTCCGTTTAGAGTTCATTGATGACATTGATGAGACCATGAGGTTTTTGCATGCAATCATTACCGAAGAGGATTACCAACAATTATCAAAACAATATTGGAACCAGCTATCTAATTTGAATGGTAAGAGTATTACAACAAGTAACGAACTAAACGGTACAAAGAGTATTGAAGTCACAGAGGCAAATACGAGTGGTATTTTACCAGAAAAGTCCTTGGGTACAGATAAAATTTATAATCCATCTTACACAGGAGTTGCCTTTGAGGATCCAACTAGAGCTTACCATCCCCTACTTTCCATATACTACTTAGTTGACGAAATGTTGAGGAGGAAATTGGCCaaattacaaagaagaCAACAGCAACGCgagcaacaacagcaggCTCTCATGcaacaaaagaaattggaacaacCAGCGGATGTACAATCTCGTCAAACAGGAATTTTATCTAACGGCAACACCCCTCAAGTCGATAAAACAAAGAGTTCTAACGAAGGTGGTTCAACAGTACCGCCACCACTAATACCGCCATTGATTGTACCTAAATCTtccaacaacaataacaaccCTAACAATCCAAGACAAAGGCCATTGCAGGTACTGGTGCCTCCTAAATTGGCTATGCCAGAGCAGGCCCATACTTCACCAACCACAAGAAAAAGCTCTGATATTCACAACGATGCAGATTATGTTCTATCGCCTGTTCCACAGTCTAATGATTATCAACAACGTAGCGCTTCACCAACTTCTTTGGATCCCCAAGATAGACCCAAGTTTGGTAGTTTGTTCAGGAAATTGTCACAACGTCGCGGTGGTCACCCACAACAAGACCAGACACGTGACTATCAGCAACGTACCCCACTACAGATGTCTCCGGATGGAAACAAGAGACCACCTAAAATGCATTCGCGTGCGGTTTCTGAGGGTGTATCTGCAATGAGGGGTGGTCCTATGCCTAATTTGAACGAAATCCCAATCAGTATGCCTGCTAGATCGGCATCTCAGAAGCAAAATTCTGCCTTGCCGGCCTTACCTGTCAATGCTGAAACTTTGGTTCAACAACAGCGTGAAAGGCAAGTGGAACATGGTATGGGCAATTTAAGAGTGGATGATAATGGCGCTCAACAACCTGCTgcacaacaacaagaggGTCCTCAAACAGACAAACCAGTGATAGTAACTGATTTGTCACAAGCTGACGATAATAAACCATTACCACCTCTGAATGTCACCAAGGGTCGTAAACTTCACCCAAGTGCGAGAGCTAAATCTGTGGGCCACACTCGTCGTGAGTCACTCAAATTCGTTAGACCTCCTGTTCCTGCTAATGCCCAAAACGTGAACGACACTGGATTCTTAGAATTTAATAAAGAGTGTAAGAGTTCTGAACCAAATGGTGGCGTTGATGGAACTTCCTCTGGAAGATCGAACGTTGAGAGTACAGGTACTACTCCAGCTGAaaaggatgatgaagaagaatttacTGATGAAGCCATTTTGGAGAAAGCCTCAAAAGCTCCACCAGGATCAATGCCTTCAATTGATTATCCACGCTCACTGTTTTTGAAGGGATTTTTCTCTGTACAGACCACTTCCTCTAAACCTCTACCAATTGTCAGGTACAAGATTATAAGtgttttgaagaaaatgcaTATAGATTTCAAAGAGGTCAAAGGTGGATTTGTTTGTGTACAAACGTTCCCTCAAGATAAATCTGGTGAGATTCAATCAGAACTGCCGCCTACCCACgatcaacaagaacaacatGAAAAGGAGCAACAGTTTCAACATGCTCCCCAACAACCACCACAGAGCCAACATCTACAGCTACCTGGTGCTATGGAGAGCACACATAGAAGACAATTTTCTGCTACGCGTAACCATTCCGTTAAACGTCAAGATTCTGCTAGACGTGTACAGGCCAATATCCCATCTACACCTTTGGCTAGTAGTCATCATGAGAGAAGCGTATCTATTGTAACATCACCAACTCCAAACAATGTGTCAGGGGAAATTTCTTCTGCCTCATTAGAATCTGTCAACCAGGATGATATTTTGACAACTTCAAAGGCACAAGACATGAACAAGACCGAAAAcgaacaagaagaaataacCGGTACGAAGGGGAAGCCACCagttaaatttgaaatccaTATCGTTAAAGTTCGCATAGTTGGATTAGCTGGTGTTCACTTTAAGAAGGTTTCCGGTAATACATGGCTATACAAGGAGCTGGCAACGGatattttggaaaaattgagcTTGTGA
- the HRT3 gene encoding SCF ubiquitin ligase complex subunit HRT3 (similar to uniprot|Q12347 Saccharomyces cerevisiae YLR097C HRT3 Putative nuclear ubiquitin ligase based on computational analysis of large-scale protein-protein interaction data), with protein sequence MVDTGNAEVAISWWEKGVQKEKDGSMNDAIRFYREALKTHEGVEKLYRKKLFEEHELEKKLEQLRLDSIDSRNDTVSPGDQAQADEDEDDSQRDPCWLLDILPPDVLSRIVHYVVLQSGESWLNLSLTCSTFNRLCFHEMDPYRTFARMIYPKQQYDEMAMDLNGISNIGIWEKEFWGPNYRKMLMERPFVKFGGIYISVVNYLRYGANQDGSRSWMNPIHMITYYRYFRFYPDGGCLRLLTTDEPSMVVPHFSTDTPPRNSEMCRWSLGFDHAFGHLTITRSSSKYTFVEELQIKDQGTRIHQRLKWLSSVIIDKEGEVTECSMKKEKPFFFSRVRSYLPSSTMY encoded by the coding sequence ATGGTAGATACTGGTAACGCTGAGGTTGCCATATCGTGGTGGGAAAAAGGAGTGCAGAAGGAGAAAGATGGTTCCATGAATGATGCAATTAGGTTTTATAGGGAAGCCTTGAAGACGCATGAAGGTGTCGAGAAATTGTACAGAAAGAAGCTGTTTGAAGAACATGAGTTAGAAAAGAAGTTGGAACAGTTACGTTTGGACTCTATAGATTCCAGGAATGATACTGTCTCACCAGGGGATCAAGCGCAGGcggatgaagatgaggatgattCCCAAAGGGATCCGTGTTGGTTACTAGATATTTTACCACCAGATGtattatcaagaattgtTCACTACGTAGTTTTACAATCAGGAGAATCGTGGCTAAACCTTTCGTTGACCTGCTCCACTTTCAATCGTTTGTGTTTCCACGAAATGGACCCCTACAGGACATTTGCCCGTATGATCTATCCCAAGCAGCAGTACGATGAGATGGCTATGGACCTGAACGGTATAAGTAATATAGGAATTTGGGAAAAAGAGTTTTGGGGTCCCAACTATCGTAAGATGCTTATGGAAAGACCATTTGTGAAGTTCGGAGGCATATATATCAGTGTCGTCAACTACTTGAGATACGGTGCAAATCAAGACGGCTCGAGATCATGGATGAATCCAATTCATATGATAACTTACTACAGATATTTCAGATTCTATCCTGATGGAGGCTGCTTAAGATTGTTGACAACCGATGAACCATCCATGGTGGTACCACATTTCTCAACTGATACACCACCAAGAAACAGTGAGATGTGCCGTTGGTCACTAGGATTCGACCATGCATTCGGGCATTTAACCATTACCAGATCATCAAGCAAATACACATTCGTTGAAGAACTGCAGATTAAGGATCAGGGAACGAGAATTCACCAGAGATTAAAATGGCTCAGTTCGGTCATTATCGATAAGGAAGGTGAAGTCACAGAATGTTctatgaagaaagaaaagcctttcttcttctcaagAGTGAGATCGTATCTACCATCATCAACAATGTACTGA
- the INO2 gene encoding Ino2p (weakly similar to uniprot|P26798 Saccharomyces cerevisiae YDR123C INO2 Component of the heteromeric Ino2p/Ino4p basic helix-loop-helix transcription activator that binds inositol/choline-responsive elements (ICREs) required for derepression of phospholipid biosynthetic genes in response to inositol depletion): MESVGGGGGDMFDLFDLDNDNDIDFETAYKMISNFDDVASSGEHDELLPRLGFGDLTDVETQFGLNNNREDQDEQQQHHQQHEQWSLQPHHEQWPLQLHPQPSHAQQLQNYQDFPLKQQRQQQQSDSLERNAETVNGGEFAQHETGTRDDRPQLLSAYESNAIEHFLDSLISHNHAREKEEQESLKRDLPAISTAYRPPTVEIPEITIGDSDIPAEIRNDPSKVKKWKHVEIERIRRNQIKKTFDELIGMTRYPRGSGNNKIVKPKGDKRVPKHTLLSYVVEDIRSIIQANEKLETMLRDITNIKKEDVSI, from the coding sequence ATGGAATCGGTTGGCGGTGGAGGCGGTGATATGTTTGATCTTTTCGATTTGGATAACGATAACGATATCGATTTCGAAACTGCTTACAAGATGATTAGTAATTTTGATGACGTTGCATCAAGTGGTGAACATGATGAGTTACTGCCGAGGCTGGGATTTGGGGATTTGACAGATGTTGAAACGCAATTTGGACTGAACAACAACAGGGAAGACCAGGAcgaacaacaacagcatcACCAGCAGCACGAACAGTGGTCTCTGCAGCCGCATCACGAACAATGGCCTCTACAGTTGCACCCACAACCATCACATGCACAACAGCTGCAGAATTATCAAGACTTTCCTCTCAAACAGCAGCGTCAACAGCAGCAATCAGATTCGCTGGAACGGAATGCAGAAACTGTGAATGGCGGTGAGTTTGCACAGCACGAAACTGGTACAAGGGATGATAGACCTCAGTTACTGAGTGCATATGAATCAAATGCAATTGAGCATTTCTTAGATAGTCTAATATCACATAACCACGCAAGGGAAAAAGAGGAACAAGAGTCGTTAAAGAGGGATTTGCCGGCAATTAGTACAGCATATAGACCACCAACGGTGGAGATACCTGAAATTACAATTGGGGATTCTGATATACCAGCTGAAATACGAAATGATCCAAgcaaagtgaaaaaatggaaacatgttgaaattgaaaggaTTCGACGAAACCAAATTAAAAAGACATTTGATGAGTTAATTGGTATGACTAGATATCCAAGAGGAAGTGGTAATAACAAGATTGTTAAGCCTAAAGGTGATAAAAGGGTACCCAAGCATACTTTATTAAGTTACGTCGTCGAGGATATTAGGTCAATCATACAAGCAAATGAAAAGTTGGAAACTATGTTAAGAGACATAACCAAtattaaaaaagaagacGTTAGTATCTAA
- a CDS encoding uncharacterized protein (weakly similar to uniprot|Q04608 Saccharomyces cerevisiae YDR124W Hypothetical ORF) yields the protein MVYTNKHISMMTTNKFNEIAVFLLKEGYEFSIFVKDKIDSNSNCKFSQAYVTTAVEDILPIGVWDLVDGEKIIKYDSKLCAPQNHYPTIPLPLTNLIVVEKYVHGALKLLRQVPCKAIAKAWIKAIEPRKKTKYPYIKGDIAKPSWWPHDVEHREPDHLQKADRLKLMCGILIKVLPHIGCLEVVEELLRSTLALSLFKKDPDKDNLISSIFEIPKVLCNPVKMEKPTVEVIDLSYFKKRCKEANSGIVTTNREIHHLHHAHQTAKVTQTPPSTAPRLMDHFENCNLSPPVLIDLLMENDPDLDNYIDVINIVSSPSSKS from the coding sequence ATGGTGTATACCAATAAGCACATATCAATGATGACTACTAACAAATTCAATGAAATTGCAGTATTCCTTCTAAAAGAAGGTTATGAGTTCTCCATATTTGTTAAGGATAAGATAGattcaaattctaattGCAAATTCTCACAAGCTTATGTAACAACAGCTGTTGAAGATATTCTACCAATAGGGGTGTGGGACCTtgttgatggtgaaaaaatcattaaaTATGACAGTAAATTATGTGCCCCCCAAAATCATTATCCTACAATCCCACTGCCGTTAACAAATTTAATCGtagttgaaaaatatgTTCATGGTGCATTGAAGCTGTTACGACAAGTTCCTTGTAAGGCCATTGCCAAAGCTTGGATTAAGGCCATTGAACCTAGGAAAAAAACCAAATATCCATATATCAAAGGTGATATTGCCAAACCCTCCTGGTGGCCTCACGATGTAGAACACAGGGAACCCGATCATCTGCAAAAAGCTGATAGACTAAAATTGATGTGTGGTATTTTAATCAAAGTACTACCACATATCGGGTGTTTGGAAGTGgtagaagaattattgAGATCCACATTGGCTCTTTCACTGTTCAAGAAGGACCCAGATAAGGATAACTTGATTAGTAGTATATTCGAAATTCCAAAGGTATTGTGCAACCCTGTAAAGATGGAAAAACCTACAGTGGAAGTGATAGACCTCTCATACTTTAAGAAAAGATGTAAAGAAGCCAATTCGGGCATCGTAACCACGAATCGAGagattcatcatcttcatcatgcACACCAGACGGCAAAAGTTACTCAAACTCCACCGTCAACTGCTCCACGCCTGATGGACCACTTTGAAAATTGTAATTTATCACCACCAGTCCTAATCGATTTACTAATGGAAAATGATCCTGATCTGGACAATTACATCGATGTAATTAACATCgtttcttcaccatctaGTAAAAGCTAA